A region from the Salicibibacter cibarius genome encodes:
- a CDS encoding ABC transporter substrate-binding protein: protein MKVTRSLGMTSILLCGIGLAACGGESEDNGSLTVYTAFPEQEAVSYLEAFEEETGIDVNFVRLSGGQILARMQSEEGNPQASVWYGGATEELINASNEGLLEAYEPESASVIPEEHTDDDWMWTPVSLAAVGFASNEDWLAQSGVDAPESWEDLLDESFSDNVSIAHPAASGTAYTVLATLVQLMGEDEAFDYLAELNENIRQYTDTGPAPANNAGLGEVGTGIAMTHDIFAPISEGYPIEISYPEDGTAYEEVGVALINGAPEEEKENAKELIDWTVSKEAQNLIAEHNRLPLDSNAEIPDDAVPLDELNTIDYDGEKAAEMRGELIDRFEEEIVGEGAALD, encoded by the coding sequence AAGATAATGGAAGCTTAACTGTATACACAGCTTTTCCGGAACAAGAGGCAGTTTCTTATCTTGAAGCATTTGAAGAAGAAACTGGAATTGATGTAAATTTTGTAAGGTTATCTGGTGGTCAAATTTTAGCAAGGATGCAATCGGAGGAAGGAAACCCACAAGCCTCAGTTTGGTATGGAGGGGCAACAGAAGAGCTAATAAATGCTTCTAATGAAGGGCTTCTAGAGGCGTATGAACCGGAAAGCGCTAGTGTCATTCCGGAAGAGCATACCGACGATGACTGGATGTGGACACCGGTTAGTTTAGCAGCTGTAGGTTTTGCTTCAAATGAAGATTGGCTTGCACAAAGCGGTGTAGATGCACCGGAAAGTTGGGAGGACTTATTGGATGAATCATTTTCCGATAATGTAAGTATTGCTCATCCTGCAGCATCAGGAACTGCGTATACTGTACTTGCAACACTTGTTCAGCTTATGGGTGAAGATGAAGCATTTGACTATCTAGCCGAACTGAACGAAAACATTAGACAGTACACGGATACTGGACCAGCACCTGCAAATAATGCTGGTTTAGGGGAAGTAGGTACCGGTATTGCCATGACACATGATATTTTTGCTCCAATATCTGAAGGATACCCTATTGAAATATCCTATCCTGAAGATGGAACAGCTTATGAAGAGGTTGGAGTAGCCCTTATAAACGGAGCGCCTGAAGAGGAAAAAGAAAATGCAAAAGAACTCATTGATTGGACTGTGAGTAAAGAAGCCCAAAATTTAATTGCTGAACATAATAGATTGCCTCTTGATAGTAATGCTGAAATCCCAGATGATGCTGTTCCTTTAGACGAGCTAAACACAATTGATTACGATGGTGAAAAGGCAGCTGAGATGAGAGGTGAACTCATCGATCGTTTTGAAGAGGAGATTGTGGGAGAAGGTGCTGCGCTAGATTGA
- a CDS encoding ABC transporter permease, with amino-acid sequence MSNLQHDVNHLSENKGKKIKGKRIRQLLKQPALLVIVLSIFTFFFVFAVYPLIRVFIVSITGEEGFSLQRIYEMITNSYFLGTLWNSLRLGIFSAILATIVGFIFAFAITRTEMKGKRFFNLISLLPIISPPFVLALAMILLFGRDGAISSGIFGIENSDVYGLGSLVFIQTLGFFPLAYLNLKGVLESIDPSLEDAALNMGASRWRVFRTVTLPLAVPGMFSALLLVFIKSIEDFGNPMIIAGEYNTLAVQAYLQITGMYNIDTGAFLALALLLPSLTAFLIQKYWISKKSYVTVTGKPSQSSMKIHEKTIVYPLFGLCVLFTATILLFYGSVAFGSLVQVWGVDHTFTLDNFRYVLSLGFETIQNSLMLAIGSTPITALLGMIIAYLLIRKEFIGKKVLEVSTMLSFAVPGTVIGIGYILAFNEPPLTLTGTAIILIMTFVVRNITVGIEAGTNSLRQVDVSIEEASANLGANGFKTFFKISLPLMRSALFSGLVYAFVKSMTQISAVIFLVSASWNLVTVSILSQIESSRMGSAAAYVMILIIIILIALGLLQLVVNTLGPARPRRVKK; translated from the coding sequence ATGTCAAATTTGCAACATGACGTCAATCATTTAAGTGAAAATAAGGGTAAAAAAATAAAGGGAAAAAGAATAAGACAATTATTAAAACAACCAGCCCTCCTCGTTATTGTGTTATCAATTTTTACCTTTTTCTTTGTTTTTGCCGTATACCCTTTGATTAGGGTTTTCATAGTAAGTATTACGGGAGAAGAAGGGTTTAGTCTACAGCGTATATACGAAATGATCACAAATTCGTACTTTTTAGGCACACTATGGAATAGTTTGCGCTTAGGGATATTTTCGGCTATTTTAGCAACCATTGTTGGGTTCATTTTTGCTTTCGCAATCACCAGAACTGAAATGAAAGGGAAAAGGTTCTTTAATCTGATTTCCCTTTTACCTATCATATCTCCGCCATTTGTTCTTGCCCTTGCCATGATTCTTTTGTTTGGGAGAGACGGGGCAATCTCAAGCGGCATTTTCGGAATAGAAAATTCGGATGTATATGGGCTAGGTAGCTTAGTATTTATTCAGACCTTGGGTTTTTTCCCTCTTGCTTATTTAAACCTAAAAGGTGTACTAGAATCCATTGATCCATCTCTCGAGGATGCCGCTTTAAATATGGGAGCCTCACGGTGGCGAGTTTTTCGAACGGTCACGTTGCCATTGGCTGTTCCGGGTATGTTTAGTGCATTATTATTAGTGTTCATTAAGTCTATTGAAGATTTTGGGAACCCTATGATTATAGCCGGGGAATACAACACATTGGCGGTTCAAGCGTATTTACAGATTACTGGGATGTATAATATAGATACAGGCGCTTTTTTAGCCTTAGCTTTACTATTACCGTCGTTGACGGCTTTCCTTATACAAAAATATTGGATCAGTAAGAAATCTTATGTAACCGTTACGGGGAAACCTAGCCAATCATCGATGAAAATCCATGAGAAGACCATCGTCTATCCATTATTTGGGCTATGTGTATTATTTACAGCTACCATATTGCTCTTCTACGGTTCAGTGGCATTTGGTTCGCTTGTGCAAGTTTGGGGCGTCGATCACACATTTACGCTTGATAACTTTAGATATGTCCTGTCTTTAGGATTTGAAACGATACAAAACTCGTTGATGCTTGCTATCGGATCAACGCCGATTACAGCTTTGCTTGGGATGATTATTGCCTATTTGCTTATTCGCAAAGAGTTTATAGGAAAAAAAGTTTTAGAGGTTTCAACCATGCTCAGTTTTGCAGTTCCAGGAACAGTGATTGGGATTGGCTATATATTAGCCTTCAACGAGCCGCCATTGACGTTAACAGGAACAGCCATTATTTTGATTATGACCTTTGTTGTCCGTAATATTACCGTAGGTATAGAAGCCGGCACAAATAGTTTACGTCAAGTCGATGTCTCCATTGAAGAAGCCTCTGCAAATCTAGGGGCAAACGGCTTTAAAACGTTTTTCAAAATATCGTTGCCATTAATGCGATCAGCACTTTTTTCAGGATTAGTGTACGCCTTTGTCAAATCCATGACACAGATTAGCGCGGTCATATTCTTGGTTTCCGCATCTTGGAACCTTGTGACTGTTTCCATCCTCTCTCAAATTGAATCTAGTCGAATGGGATCGGCGGCCGCATATGTGATGATATTAATCATTATCATTTTAATAGCACTGGGATTGCTACAATTGGTTGTTAATACATTAGGACCAGCACGACCTAGGAGGGTGAAAAAATGA
- a CDS encoding ABC transporter ATP-binding protein: MTSTELKTQTSSPVRMKNLSKIFPTQAGETEHVAVHYIDLEIEAGSMVTLLGPSGCGKTTTLRMVAGFEYPTTGTIEIGNDMVTTTAPNKRDVSMVFQSYALFPHLTVFENVAYGLKIKGMAKKEVQQKVASILDLMHLSKFRDRAPSHLSGGQQQRVALARAVVTEPKVLLFDEPLSNLDAKLRVYMREELRRIQQRLNITSLYVTHDQVEAMAISDKVVIMNNGHIEQAGSPQEIYEDPKNQFVADFIGKADFLEAHVINVSEQVITINLEGYHLDINNRSQEKYAVGDKVHCVARPEYWYVSDHGHVKGMIQKKTYFGSFIEYEVIIKNQTIVFEDYTFKINGVYEVNDVIHLDVKPGTLRVFPYDGNY; the protein is encoded by the coding sequence ATGACATCAACGGAACTAAAAACCCAGACGAGCTCCCCAGTTAGAATGAAAAACTTATCAAAGATCTTTCCGACTCAAGCTGGAGAGACGGAGCATGTAGCTGTTCATTACATTGATCTAGAAATAGAAGCGGGAAGCATGGTGACGTTACTTGGCCCTTCCGGGTGTGGGAAGACAACGACTTTACGTATGGTAGCAGGGTTTGAATATCCTACAACTGGGACCATTGAGATTGGGAATGACATGGTTACAACTACCGCTCCGAATAAAAGAGATGTCAGTATGGTGTTTCAAAGTTACGCTCTTTTTCCGCACCTTACCGTCTTTGAAAATGTGGCGTATGGTTTAAAAATTAAAGGGATGGCAAAAAAAGAAGTTCAACAAAAAGTAGCTAGTATTTTGGATCTTATGCATCTATCGAAGTTTCGGGATAGAGCCCCTTCACATTTATCAGGGGGGCAGCAACAACGCGTAGCCCTTGCCCGGGCTGTTGTAACGGAACCTAAAGTTCTGTTATTTGATGAACCGCTATCAAACTTGGATGCAAAACTTCGTGTTTACATGCGAGAAGAACTACGTAGAATTCAACAACGTTTAAATATCACCAGTCTGTATGTTACGCATGATCAAGTTGAAGCGATGGCGATATCAGATAAAGTTGTCATTATGAACAACGGGCATATTGAACAAGCTGGTTCGCCCCAAGAGATCTACGAGGATCCGAAAAATCAATTTGTAGCTGATTTCATTGGGAAAGCAGATTTTTTGGAAGCACATGTTATCAATGTCAGTGAGCAAGTTATCACCATTAATTTAGAAGGCTATCACTTAGACATCAACAACAGGTCACAAGAGAAGTACGCGGTAGGTGATAAGGTGCATTGTGTTGCACGGCCTGAGTATTGGTACGTGAGCGATCATGGCCATGTAAAAGGCATGATTCAAAAGAAGACATATTTTGGTTCTTTTATAGAATATGAAGTTATAATTAAAAATCAGACAATTGTATTTGAAGATTATACCTTTAAAATTAATGGGGTTTACGAAGTAAATGATGTTATTCATTTGGATGTAAAACCCGGTACCTTGAGGGTGTTTCCGTATGATGGAAATTATTAA
- a CDS encoding 2-hydroxyacid dehydrogenase — protein sequence MKKVIVIGDALVSSETLERAVHQLNVNEPIEVKRFEWYSNLEKEQFQEKIFQIEAGGSEAVKISEGIIGELETANYLLVHIAPVSKKMIETAQKLEFIGTCRGGTEHIHLEACNRKEIPVIHVIRNAEPVADFTLGLMLAETRNIARSHYYIKQGQWVKGFANDPYKKALSQHTVGLLGLGYIGKLVLKRLNGLGVNVIAYDPYVDIEKLDNLNVKLVELNELFRQSDILSIHARLTNGTANLVNKHLLRLMKPGSYIINTARAGLIDRKDLLEVLKEGAIAGAALDVSWTEPLEDNDDFLSLDNVTLTSHIAGDTVDAIPRSPYLLIDVLNDYLKNNTSDMLVNMK from the coding sequence GTGAAAAAAGTGATCGTAATAGGGGATGCACTTGTCAGTAGCGAGACGCTAGAAAGAGCAGTACATCAATTAAATGTAAATGAACCAATCGAGGTGAAGCGCTTTGAGTGGTACTCCAATCTGGAAAAAGAGCAATTTCAAGAAAAAATATTTCAGATTGAAGCAGGCGGATCAGAAGCTGTCAAAATATCTGAAGGTATCATAGGAGAATTAGAGACAGCAAATTACCTGTTAGTTCATATTGCTCCAGTGTCGAAGAAAATGATCGAAACAGCTCAAAAATTAGAGTTTATTGGTACCTGTCGGGGCGGAACGGAACACATTCATTTAGAAGCGTGCAACCGCAAAGAAATTCCAGTTATTCATGTGATTCGTAATGCAGAACCTGTAGCAGATTTTACACTTGGTCTAATGCTAGCAGAAACAAGAAATATTGCCCGTTCACATTATTATATAAAACAAGGGCAGTGGGTCAAAGGTTTTGCGAATGATCCTTATAAAAAAGCGCTCAGCCAACATACAGTAGGATTACTGGGATTAGGATACATCGGTAAGCTTGTATTAAAGCGATTAAATGGGCTAGGTGTGAATGTGATAGCCTATGATCCTTATGTTGATATAGAAAAATTAGATAATCTGAACGTGAAGCTAGTAGAGCTCAATGAATTATTTCGCCAATCAGATATTTTATCCATACATGCACGCTTAACAAATGGGACAGCTAATCTCGTAAATAAACATTTATTGCGTCTAATGAAGCCAGGCAGCTATATAATTAATACAGCTAGAGCAGGGTTAATAGATAGAAAAGATTTACTTGAGGTACTTAAAGAAGGCGCTATTGCAGGTGCGGCTCTAGATGTTTCATGGACAGAGCCTCTTGAAGATAATGATGATTTTTTAAGTTTGGATAATGTCACGTTAACATCCCATATAGCTGGAGATACAGTTGATGCTATTCCAAGGTCTCCGTATTTATTAATAGATGTACTGAATGATTATCTGAAAAATAATACGAGTGATATGCTTGTTAACATGAAGTAA
- a CDS encoding CynX/NimT family MFS transporter: protein MKKRIFNPKVWIILAIILVAFNLRPAITGVGPLIGMIRDDLQLTNSEAGILTTLPLLAFAGLSIASPRLARKWGLEWAIFAGLCTLLIGILLRSGGYPTTLFMGTAIIGIGIAICNVLLPGFVKLKFEKHTGVMTSVYTTAMSLFATVGSGLSIPLAINLGLDWQGALVFWCTITVTAMAVWTSQLRSAQKPAENGGREAEAPKLWRSPLAWHVTAFMGLQSTIFYSLVTWLPEIVQANGINAATAGWLLSFMQLCGLPANFLTPILASRMQNQRVIVLVIIFFYLIGFSGLLFVGNSLPLHFVFTSFIGASMGASISLSFILFNLRTTSAPQASQLSGMAQSFGYLLAAVGPILLGSLYDFTSAWTLPLLILTGASLLLAIAGWNAGKDTYVFSRKPVRARL, encoded by the coding sequence ATGAAGAAGCGTATATTTAACCCAAAGGTATGGATCATCCTCGCGATCATCCTCGTCGCCTTTAATTTACGCCCGGCAATCACGGGTGTCGGGCCGCTGATCGGCATGATCCGGGATGATCTGCAACTAACGAATAGCGAAGCAGGAATACTCACGACCCTTCCCTTGCTCGCGTTTGCCGGCCTTTCCATCGCCTCCCCAAGGCTAGCGAGAAAATGGGGGCTCGAATGGGCAATTTTTGCAGGGCTTTGTACGTTACTCATCGGCATTCTCTTGCGATCAGGAGGGTATCCTACCACTTTATTTATGGGAACCGCCATTATTGGCATCGGCATAGCTATCTGCAACGTCCTTTTACCTGGATTTGTAAAACTGAAATTTGAAAAGCATACAGGCGTTATGACGAGTGTTTACACAACAGCGATGAGTTTGTTTGCAACCGTTGGTTCCGGGCTCAGCATCCCTCTTGCCATAAATCTCGGATTGGATTGGCAAGGCGCACTCGTATTCTGGTGCACGATTACCGTAACAGCCATGGCGGTTTGGACGAGTCAACTCCGAAGTGCGCAAAAGCCCGCCGAAAATGGAGGACGCGAAGCAGAAGCCCCAAAACTATGGCGCTCTCCACTCGCCTGGCATGTCACCGCGTTTATGGGGTTACAATCCACAATTTTTTATAGCTTGGTCACGTGGCTCCCCGAGATCGTGCAAGCGAACGGGATTAATGCCGCAACAGCGGGATGGTTACTTAGTTTTATGCAACTTTGCGGGCTGCCCGCCAATTTTTTAACACCGATCCTCGCCTCGCGCATGCAAAATCAACGAGTCATCGTGTTAGTCATTATCTTTTTTTATTTAATCGGATTTAGCGGATTATTGTTTGTCGGAAATTCTTTGCCCCTCCATTTTGTGTTCACTTCATTTATTGGAGCTTCCATGGGGGCCAGCATAAGTCTGTCTTTTATTTTATTCAATTTACGAACGACCTCGGCCCCGCAAGCCTCCCAGCTATCGGGTATGGCCCAATCGTTCGGTTATTTACTGGCAGCTGTCGGACCGATATTACTCGGATCCCTTTATGATTTCACAAGTGCGTGGACCTTGCCACTGCTGATCCTCACCGGCGCCAGCCTCCTCCTCGCGATCGCCGGATGGAACGCCGGGAAAGATACGTATGTGTTTTCGAGGAAGCCGGTGCGTGCTCGTTTGTAA
- a CDS encoding alpha/beta hydrolase: MHHIFKEGTNTKAPVLLLLHGTGGDENDLLPLAQMISPSSSVLSVRGNVSEGGMPRFFRRLAEGVFDEEDLVKRTKELAEFLDEAAANYGFDRRQIVAVGYSNGANIAASLLYHYEDILKGAILHHPMVPLRNVTLPSLKETPVFIGAGKQDPICRPEETEELATTLEAAGSNVALFWENAGHQLTKSEIEAASEWFRNNF, from the coding sequence ATGCATCATATTTTCAAAGAAGGCACAAACACAAAAGCGCCGGTTCTTTTACTGTTGCACGGAACTGGCGGGGATGAAAACGATTTACTGCCTTTGGCGCAAATGATTTCGCCTTCATCATCCGTTTTAAGCGTTCGCGGTAATGTGTCCGAAGGGGGCATGCCGAGGTTCTTTAGACGGTTGGCCGAAGGTGTTTTTGACGAAGAAGATCTCGTAAAACGAACGAAGGAGCTTGCGGAGTTTCTCGACGAAGCAGCCGCAAATTACGGTTTTGACCGGCGGCAAATCGTTGCCGTCGGTTACTCCAACGGCGCAAATATCGCTGCCAGCTTGCTTTATCACTATGAAGATATACTGAAAGGCGCGATCCTACATCACCCGATGGTGCCGTTGCGGAATGTCACGCTCCCCTCACTCAAAGAAACGCCTGTATTCATCGGAGCCGGAAAACAAGATCCGATATGCCGCCCGGAAGAGACGGAAGAGCTGGCCACCACCCTGGAAGCGGCCGGATCAAACGTCGCCTTATTTTGGGAAAATGCCGGCCATCAACTCACGAAATCTGAAATCGAGGCTGCAAGCGAATGGTTTCGGAACAATTTTTAA
- a CDS encoding ring-cleaving dioxygenase: MELKGIHHLSALTANARENVKFYTEIMGMRLVKKTVNQDDVGVYHLFYGDERGNPGTELTFFEIPMAAPNHRGASSISGTSLRVKNDEALDYWKKRFEAHDVKHEDIRVRAGRNTLAFEDFEDQRLLLVSDENNTGVAGGVPWEQAPVPQKYGILGLGPIYLTVRDPDPTAQILTKVMGFRRKENADYTADDGDVLVFETGEGGTGAEVHIVKAPELPFERQGRGGVHHVAFRVDNEEELKKWISHINDTGLPNSGFVERYYFRSLYFREPNGILFELATDGPGFDTDEDLAHLGESLALPPYLESQREQIEAKLKPLDTKRS, translated from the coding sequence ATGGAATTAAAAGGCATTCACCATCTCTCGGCACTTACGGCCAATGCACGCGAAAATGTTAAATTTTATACCGAAATCATGGGCATGCGGCTCGTCAAAAAAACAGTTAATCAGGATGACGTTGGCGTTTATCATCTATTTTACGGCGATGAGCGCGGGAATCCCGGCACTGAGCTTACGTTTTTCGAAATCCCGATGGCTGCACCCAACCATCGCGGAGCGAGCAGCATATCCGGGACCTCGTTAAGAGTGAAAAATGATGAAGCCCTTGACTATTGGAAGAAACGGTTTGAAGCGCATGACGTGAAACATGAAGATATTCGCGTGCGCGCAGGACGAAACACCCTTGCCTTTGAAGATTTTGAAGATCAACGCCTCCTTCTCGTCTCTGATGAAAATAATACAGGCGTCGCGGGTGGGGTTCCATGGGAGCAGGCACCAGTGCCGCAAAAATACGGCATTCTCGGTCTTGGCCCCATTTACCTGACCGTTCGTGACCCCGATCCTACAGCCCAAATCTTGACAAAAGTGATGGGGTTCCGCAGAAAAGAGAATGCCGACTATACAGCCGATGACGGCGATGTCCTCGTGTTTGAAACCGGCGAAGGTGGAACCGGTGCGGAAGTGCATATCGTAAAAGCGCCGGAGCTTCCCTTTGAACGCCAAGGACGAGGCGGCGTTCATCACGTCGCTTTTCGCGTTGACAACGAAGAAGAGCTAAAGAAATGGATCAGCCATATTAACGACACCGGATTGCCGAACTCCGGATTTGTCGAGCGTTACTATTTCCGCTCCCTTTATTTTCGCGAACCAAACGGGATTTTATTTGAACTCGCCACCGATGGTCCCGGCTTTGACACCGATGAAGATCTTGCTCATTTAGGCGAATCGTTGGCGTTGCCGCCCTATCTAGAATCGCAACGCGAGCAAATTGAAGCAAAACTAAAACCGCTGGATACGAAGCGTTCTTAA
- a CDS encoding MarR family winged helix-turn-helix transcriptional regulator: MGLSKHDKQRGLLLWFRLAHFFQQSVKASNQHLAPYDLSIAQFDLLVQIGTHQPITQQELAQKLLVSKGNITQLIKRMENRALITRRQEWKTKYITLTEQGKELYQEVVPKQENFQASQFQTLDKDEQIQLLHLLTKLQKQEGL, translated from the coding sequence ATGGGTTTATCAAAGCACGATAAGCAACGAGGACTGCTCTTGTGGTTCAGGCTTGCCCATTTTTTTCAGCAAAGTGTCAAAGCATCCAACCAGCACTTGGCGCCATATGATCTGTCGATCGCCCAATTTGATCTCCTCGTCCAAATCGGAACGCATCAACCGATCACACAGCAAGAACTGGCGCAAAAACTGCTCGTCTCAAAGGGCAACATCACGCAATTGATTAAGAGAATGGAAAATAGAGCATTAATTACACGCAGACAAGAATGGAAAACGAAATATATTACATTAACTGAGCAAGGAAAGGAACTCTACCAAGAGGTCGTTCCCAAACAAGAAAATTTTCAAGCATCTCAATTCCAAACGTTGGACAAAGACGAACAAATACAATTACTCCATCTTTTAACGAAACTCCAAAAACAGGAGGGTTTATAA
- a CDS encoding aldo/keto reductase, with protein sequence MKYRQLGKTDIQLSEIGLGTMSLPLDQKKTTAIVDAALEKGVNYFDTADLYKYGEIEEMLGKVIKGRRDDFILASKGGNHWEEGKDDWFWDPSKAYIKEACKASLKRLGTDYLDVYQLHGGTIEDPIDETVEAFQELQQDGYIREWGISSIRPNVIKRYAGTGISSVMMQYSLLDRRPEEELLDFLYEKDVSVIVRGPVAKGMLSMKAAEKTPANGFLGHTRAKIMRAAEKVQQMRGMEAAAQTAIQYVLKHPAVTSVTAGASTPQQVLENIGASELEPLTEKEYERLQNSIPAEVYEQHRV encoded by the coding sequence ATGAAATATCGACAATTAGGAAAGACAGACATACAACTATCAGAAATAGGGTTAGGGACGATGAGTTTGCCCCTCGATCAGAAAAAAACGACGGCCATTGTGGACGCTGCACTTGAAAAAGGGGTGAATTATTTCGATACCGCCGATTTATATAAATATGGTGAAATTGAAGAAATGCTCGGTAAGGTCATCAAAGGTCGACGCGATGATTTTATTTTGGCTTCCAAAGGTGGAAATCATTGGGAAGAAGGAAAGGATGATTGGTTTTGGGATCCTTCCAAAGCGTATATTAAAGAAGCCTGTAAGGCCAGTTTGAAACGGCTCGGCACTGATTATCTTGATGTATATCAATTGCACGGCGGGACCATCGAGGATCCGATCGATGAAACGGTCGAGGCTTTTCAGGAACTTCAGCAAGACGGTTACATCCGGGAGTGGGGCATTTCTTCGATTCGTCCGAATGTGATCAAGAGATACGCGGGCACGGGGATCTCCAGCGTAATGATGCAGTACAGCCTCCTTGACAGGCGCCCGGAAGAAGAACTCCTTGATTTTTTATATGAAAAGGATGTTAGCGTCATTGTTCGCGGACCGGTTGCAAAAGGAATGTTGAGCATGAAAGCAGCTGAAAAAACGCCGGCAAACGGTTTTCTCGGACACACTCGTGCGAAAATTATGCGTGCTGCCGAAAAGGTGCAGCAAATGCGAGGGATGGAAGCGGCCGCACAAACGGCAATTCAATATGTGTTGAAGCATCCGGCTGTTACATCAGTGACTGCAGGCGCAAGCACGCCGCAACAAGTGCTTGAAAACATCGGCGCTTCCGAGTTGGAGCCGTTAACGGAAAAAGAATATGAACGGTTGCAAAACAGCATTCCTGCAGAGGTTTATGAACAGCACCGTGTATAA
- a CDS encoding MarR family winged helix-turn-helix transcriptional regulator, producing the protein MEEQDLSLKLLVVLMKAEHAIASATQADMKRYGLTPSEFAVLELLYHKGDQPIQQLGKRILLTSGSLTYVVDKLEKKGMLERIRCTEDRRVVYASINEAGKTFMARVFPQHRASVHNIFAQLSDEEKETMIALLKRVGLSLDE; encoded by the coding sequence ATGGAAGAACAAGATCTATCGTTGAAGTTGCTCGTTGTGTTAATGAAGGCTGAGCATGCCATTGCAAGTGCAACTCAAGCGGATATGAAGCGTTACGGGTTAACGCCGTCGGAGTTCGCGGTGTTGGAATTGTTGTATCATAAAGGCGATCAACCGATTCAACAACTCGGAAAGCGGATTTTGCTAACGAGCGGAAGCCTTACCTATGTCGTTGACAAACTGGAGAAAAAAGGCATGTTGGAAAGGATCCGTTGCACCGAGGACCGCCGTGTCGTTTATGCATCCATTAATGAAGCAGGAAAGACATTTATGGCGCGTGTATTTCCACAGCATCGAGCGTCTGTTCATAACATATTCGCGCAGTTGAGCGACGAAGAAAAAGAAACGATGATCGCGCTGCTAAAACGAGTAGGATTGTCTCTTGATGAGTAA
- the wrbA gene encoding NAD(P)H:quinone oxidoreductase — MSNVKVAVIYYSSTGTNYQMARWAEEALKEAGHEVKVARAQELAPAEAIAQNPAWEQHLEETKDVPVASPDDLDWADAFIFSTPTRFGNVPGQVKQLLDQGGGLWAQGKLVNKVVSSMSSAQNPHGGQEETIHALYTTMMHWGAIIVPPGYSNEVIFSSGGNPYGTSTTVDGEGNMQEDIEEAVKHQARRTAEVATWVKNGQQ; from the coding sequence ATGAGTAATGTCAAGGTTGCAGTCATCTACTACAGTTCCACAGGAACGAACTATCAAATGGCACGTTGGGCAGAGGAAGCATTAAAAGAAGCGGGTCATGAAGTGAAAGTCGCTCGAGCGCAAGAACTCGCGCCGGCCGAGGCAATCGCACAAAATCCGGCATGGGAGCAGCACCTCGAAGAAACGAAAGATGTCCCCGTAGCCTCACCGGACGATCTTGACTGGGCAGATGCCTTTATTTTCAGCACACCGACACGCTTCGGAAACGTTCCGGGACAAGTGAAGCAATTGCTTGACCAAGGCGGCGGTCTTTGGGCGCAAGGAAAACTTGTCAATAAAGTCGTGAGCAGCATGTCCTCTGCTCAGAACCCACATGGCGGGCAGGAAGAAACCATTCATGCCCTCTACACAACCATGATGCACTGGGGCGCGATTATCGTGCCACCAGGATATAGCAACGAAGTGATTTTCAGCTCCGGCGGGAATCCTTACGGAACTTCCACGACGGTTGACGGCGAAGGGAATATGCAAGAAGACATCGAAGAAGCGGTTAAACACCAAGCGCGACGAACAGCAGAAGTTGCTACTTGGGTGAAAAACGGCCAGCAGTAA